The DNA segment aaatattgttttagaaGAGAAGCGTTTCTTAAATTCAGCTTGCACGTCCTTAAGTGTGGTAGTGACACCTCGAAGATGCCATTCCCCAATTCCACTCCATCTGCGTTTGAAGTAACAACAATAGGTTAGTTAGCCTAAACATGACAAACCAGGAAAAATaggagaaaaaaatttgaaaagtcgAAAATTAGTTGACATCTACGAAGTGTATAAACCTTTATACGTACTTTGTGTTATAATCGACAATTCTTCCGTAAGGCTGAACGAATGAATCGTAAACGAGACTGCAGTCAGGATCGACGACACTTACACGCGTTAGTTCCAAACCATTAACAGTATAGCCCTGTGTGGGACAGAAcatgtatatataataaacAGTAATCTTTAATGTATAAATTCACGCAGCCCACTTATAAATGAAGGACGAAGGATACTGTGCATCATAATTAACGTAATACAGGAGTGAATGAGTAGACTACATGGTTTAACTTTGTTAATTACGCCATTTCCAAACTACAACCAATcctatactatactattatATTTAAGGTTGCTTAAGTTCAGTTTATAAGTAGGAGAAATTGGTGACGCAAAAATCAGAGGATGGCCGTGTAACAGGAAGATATGGTGTCGTCATGTTTATCGAGAAGAGTCTTATGAAGAACGCCCgtttatattttatcttaGGAATAAGAATAACAATGGGAAAAACTATTAGAATAAAACCGTTACGAAATGGTATAAGACCATACCTTACTTTGTTAAGTAAATGGATAAGAAAACGAAAACTTATATCTTTGATGGAATTACTTAAGccattttgcaattatttcggGGAAGATATGGCATTGCCCATCATGGACAGCGCCACGTAAACCTATTACAAGCGGTTTCAAACCCATGGTTGCTTGCTTGTGTTGGCATCCAACCAATAGCCtatacactatacatttgACCCTATGAAACTACACCAAGTAGTCATGGttgaaaagaagaaaatagGAGCTAGATTAAATTACCATTTCTCAGTCCACGGCGTACACTCCCGGTGACGAATCGTTTTTATCAGTGAGTCTGATATAACCACTGCAGTCAGCAAAATTGTCACGGTGAACGTGATTCTACAGAGTAAGATATTGAACAAATGAGACACGTTTATGCATAAAACCACTTGCTCTTTATAGAGTTGAAAATACCATCCGATAATTACatcaatttattaaacattgcACAGCACCTTTCCAGCATTGCTGTTTCTTTCAGCGTTGGGGCAACAATCATTCAAGCGTTCGAATTGACCGTTTGTCAtcacaaaatttcttttgcatcTATAGCAAGTTTTACTGCAACAGAAAGAAAACTGTTGTGATGAATTATACATATAGTATCAGTTCTATTTGCAATCTCTGTTGATTTAGCCTATATTATATTTCATACGAAACATAGACTAGACACGTTGATTGCCTGAAGTTTCCCGTTTTGTTAAGCAAGGTTTATTTGTTGTAGTTTATCAACGTATTATACCTTGATTTGTTATTAATCTGATGGCTTTGACCTCTCAATTTACAAAATTCATCCTGGTCAGAAGATCTTGGAAAATTGTTCAAGTGCAGTTGCCAGTCTGTGAGAATTAACCGCTGTGCTTTTTCGTAAAACGATCCGtctgtaaaacaaaaagtattttattgcAGATCATGACGTTTgtttcaaatataattaaataCGACTTCATTCACAAGGCAAACTTTATCGGACCTTTTTCGTTTTCAGGCTTTTCgagtttaatatttttgtttggttcATCATCTGCTGCTTGTGCCGCTGTCTGGTCGACGGCAGTGTCATTGCTTTTGCTTTTAACTGAAACACTTGCCATTGTTTCGTAGTTTGTCCAGCAAACTATATTTCCATATGTCTTCACAACAAAGGCAACTAAAATTTATCACCgtgtttgcaaattttttagttcaaTAGGTTGTGCAATAGGTACAATTCAATACCATAATACACAAACTGCACACCGCAAATGTAAAACAATCGTTTAGACTCTTTTGTTTCTTCTACACCGATCTCTGGTTAGTAAATCACTTGTCCGCGTCGATAAACTCCGCCTGACCTGACTTTCATTAAGACGACGTGTCCTTCTCTGCCAGCACTAATTGCAGACATACAAtgagataaaattgaaactaaaacgtttattcGAACTAGTGAAGCATAAGACATTCTGTCGTACAGTACAGCGCAAGCATTTATATAGGCCGCCCAATGATAACTATATGTGAGCAATGCACCGAGAAGTCCGAAACGTTAAAGGGATAATGTACCGTGATGAACTTAGCCGACATTATACAGAGAAATTAGTGGTTTATCAAGCTTCCTATCCTAAACACCCCTATTTGTCTCTATTTGTGCTCATCTAAgatacattttaaataaatttctgcACACTAGAATTTATAGATGCCTTAATTTGGGAGGCCAAATAAAAAGCCTCTTGATGGATTAAATATATCTTCTCATAAGAGCTTGTTGATGAGTTTGTAACTTCTAGTGCTCCCAATAATCATGACATCATTGCAGATGATTCCGCATTTATCAGTTCCTCTACGTCAAGTGCATTTGTGAGTCGTTGTACAGTATGTTGCAGTCATGGAAAATTTCTAAATTGAGTCATCGGGTAAATAGAACTCGTGTCAACTATCTTACGGTAGTTTGTCCGGCAAGCTATTATCAATAGATTTTCACATCAAAAGCGCCAAAATTAAGCtcttttcaaacattttagttGCCTAGTTAACTCACTGAAGATAGTGTGAGAGCTACTTTTAAGTTCGTTGCCTGACAAATATACGAACAAGTATTAGAGGGTGAGTAACTAAACACCTAAAATGCAAAACAATCGCTTTGGCTCGTTCGTTGCTTCCACCTGAAACATTACTCTTGACTCTGGCACTTTATTTATGAGCTTAGGTTGaacaagttaattttaaattttaattaatctAAAATCTATAGAGCTGTTAACATTTTCAACAGCGCTAGTAACGGATCACTTCGACTGAAAATCAGCATTAGTTCCCAATCAAAGCTTATATGGAACGTAGCAGAGTTGAAACTGATGTTTCTTAGGCGGTAGTTTCCCTAAAAAGCAATCGATTTCTTCACCTAGTATGACTTCTAAGggtgttatttattttcacCATTTCATAAGGAGAGCGGAATTGAAACTCTATAGCTATTATACTCTATCGGTAAACTAAAAACAGTCTAAAATTTCACATAAAGATGCCCGACAAGCTGGGTTCGAGCTTGTAACGAATCATCGACAGGTATGGTGATGTTGGTATGATGgtatgataattttttttatggtgtgataaagtctttgcacgactttcTCGGCGTTGGTCCCACATTTTATAttggttttatttgtttgattttacatCGTATGGCCATGATAACAATACATGGTAAAAGTAGCATGTAAGTCGTGCAACAAGTCTCAGCACGAGGGAAACATTTCCATCCACTGATGGCTGATGTTCATGTGCAAGATCATGGATAAAACGTTACAGAAACGAATGGTTGTTACAGTACCGTCACTGAACCAGAAACCCATATTAagcatatactgtattattaaaatatttccgtTTAAtccaaaatatttcatcaaataCAAATTCATTCCTATTGAAATGACACTTTTAATAAAGAACTTTCAGTTTTCAAGGtgcaataatttcaaaattgttgaaataaaaccaaattttaaaagttacatCTATAATAATCCTTAGTAGATTTTTGCAgcaacttttgttttcttgtctTCACTTGGAAAGgacttgatttttttaatgcTGCGCTATACGCTTTGCCGATCACCGACGTGAATAACTTCTAATTAATTGATATAAAGCCAaataacgtttttaaaaaaaagtaattcatgAAAGCTTTATAACAGGacttaaaaaaagaaactagaaaaaatttatattagctcataaaaattcaaacaaatccGTAGGAAGttcatttaaatttgaaaagttttgtataaaaatagGGTTGCATCGATTTTATATGTCATAAAATCGGTTATTGTCTTCATGACGTTGAGtcagaaaaatgtttattggcaTTATAATTGCGTAACCagttaatttaaatttgaagtGTGCTACTTGGTTATCGTCAATTGGCGTTATCGGATATTCTACCTGTTAATTACCGTCGTTTTTTTTTGAGAGAGGTCGATTAATTCATAACCAGCATTAAAATCAATGTCAGTGAATTAAAGATACATGTGGAACAATTGTTACTGTCATGCTGCTCTTTAACTGAgaggaaaaatttgaaaaagtagCCATAACATCAGCAGTAATAACTGGTCATAAAAACTGGAAAATTTTATACGGCAAAATTCGGGTCCGTACCAAAATGGTCATATAAAGCGGGTTGTCATTATTATCCAAGATAATTTTAAACGGACTTTACTGTATTTAAGGTTggaataaattaaataaaaactaaacatcAAGTGACTGTTTTCATTACGTATACATCCAACATGTACAAGGTATGTCATACTCGTGTGGTCGTGTGGTCTGTCTTACCCAATAAAACACCAAATGTCaaaccaataaaaatgaaagatagtgactatttcacggagtgtaggtcacgcagcttGTTTTTAAGAAAGGTGGTTAGGtaaggagaatgggtatgtaaaaagttgattttagcttttTAGGGTTGTAATGATTAATGCAACGCCCCGCGCAGTCATCAATCAACGCCCCTTGTAGCTTCGTCGCATATCTCGTAATCACGCCATTTATGTTCTCAGTTCAGTCCCTCAGTTCTTTTCAGTTGCGTGATTACGATTCACCATTTTAAGATTACCAGTTTtccttttatgcttttgtttaactttacctttttgtgttgcagcttagtttagttttttgtcTCTTAAAGCTGTGCAATTAAAGAATACGAATATTTACAACTGTCTGTTCAGTTCAATTTAAGAGACAAAGATCAATGTCGTCTACAATAAATGCTTTCAAGCCTTCTCGACTAGAAATCGATGTGAACTCGGACACTGCTGCAAAATCTTGGAAACATTGGAAAAAGACATTTGAGAACTATACCATAGAACACGAAGCGCAAGTGAACAGCACGGCATTTAACAAACTACGTTTATTGACCAATTTCGTTTCTGCAGAAATTTTTGAGTTCATAGAAGATTGCACTACGTATGAAGCAGCTGTCGAAATTCTTCAAGacttgtttgtcaaaaaacCAAACGAGATTTTCGCTCGCCATTTATTGGCGACCCGCAAACAACAAAACGGCGAATCTTTACAAGAGTTCATGCAAGCTCTACAAATCTTAAGCAAAAACTGTCAGTGTAAGGACATTTCTGGTGAACAATATCGAAAAGAACTATGTAGAGACGCCCTCATAAATGGAATTTTATCACCCATTATACGACAACGTTTACTGGAAAACAGTACTCTTGACCTCAAAACAGCATTCGACCAAGCAAATGCCCTGGATACGGCTCATCGGAACTCGCTGGCTTATAATCTAACTACAACGATTGCTGCTGCGGAAACGTGCGAACCCCTGGTGACGATCCCCAAAGAAAATTCAGAAACTTCAGCCACTAACATGGTGCACTCTCAGAATTTTGTTGCAACGTCGAATCGGAAGAAGTGCTACTTCTGCGGTTACAACTACCACGAGAGAAAATATTGTCCCGCCCGGAATTCATCATGCAACAAGTGTGGTAAGCTTGGACACTTTATGAAAGTTTGTAAATCTAAAACAGGCCATCAAGTTTCTGCAACTTTAACGCCAGATCTACGGGTATGTGCATTGTGTCCTTACAGCTTATCCGCTGCAACGTTATCAGTTTGCATAAACGGAAGAAAATTATGTGCACTGGTGGACTCTGGGAGCTCTGACAATTACATAAGTAACAAAACTATACAGTCGCTATGCCTTGACGTTTCGCCAACGCAGCAAACAGTATCAATGGCGCAATCGAAGTTATCCTGTACGATAAGCGGCTTCTGCGTTGCTGATGTTGCAATTAACAATCAAACGTACACTGCTGTAACCTTTGGTGTCATGGATCATCTCTGTGCGGATATTATACTTGgccaaacttttcaaaagcAACATAAACGGCTTGTAATTGAGTATGACGGCTGTCTTGAAGATTTTGTTATATCTAAATCTTCTTCTTGTGCACTCCCTGCTGCATTAGTGCCAACCGAAACGCTATTTCCAAACTTACCTCGGAATTGTAAGCCAATCGCTGTGAAATCTCGGCAATACAATGAAGCAGACAGAAACTTCATTGCCGGCGAAATCAAGAAATTGCTCGAAGATGACATTATCGAAACCAGCCGTTCACCCTGGCGTGCCCAAATTGTTGTTGTACGAACTGGAGAGAAAACACGTATGTGCATTGATTACTCGCAGACGATCAATTTGTATACAGAATTAGACGCATATCCTTTTCCCAGAATAGATGCGATGGTAAATCAACTTGCAGAGTATAGCACTTACTCTCGATATGACTTGAAATCTGCTTACCATCAAATTCCTATTCTCTCTTCAGACCGTAAATACACTGCATTTGAAGCAAACGGTAGATTGTGGCAGTACAAACGCATCCCATTCGGAGTCACGAACGGTGGCATGAATTTTCAACGTGCTATTAACCGCATCATTGAAGAGGAAAACTTAAAAGACGTTTATGCTTATCAAGATGACGTAACAGTTTGTGGCCGAAATCAAGATGAACACGATCTCAACGTAAAAAAGTTTCTAAAGGCCTTCAAGCGTCGAAACTTATCGTTTAATGAAACCAAAACCGTCAAGTCTGCTCCTCACATCAACGTTTTAGGGTACAGAGTCCAGCATAAACTTATTCAGCCAGACCCAGAACGGTTAAAACCCCTTCAAGAGTTTCCTCCtcctcaaaacaaaaaaggattACAACGAGTCTTGGGAATGCTGGCATATTACGCAAAGTGGATTCCAAAATTTTCCGACAAGGTGAAACCACTAGCAACAGCTGACTCCTTTCCCTTAAACGACGAGGCTTGTCAAGCATTCAGCAATCTTAAAGGCGAGTTAATGAATGCATCCCTTCAGTCAATTGATGAAACATTGCCGTTTGTAGTAGAATGTGATGCATCTGATGTCGCCGTCTCTGCCACCTTGAATCAAGGTGGTCGCCCCGTTGCTTTCCTCTCTCGAATGCTCCATGGGGCGGAATTATTGTATCCTGCAGTAGAGAAAGAGGCGACTGCAATTATCGAAGCCACCAGAAAATGGAGAGATCTCCTCCTTCGTCGACACTTCGAGCTCATAACAGATCAACGATCAGTGGCGTTCATGCTGGACAATCGCCGccgaacaaaaattaaaaacaacaaaattcaaacctGGAGAATGGAACTTGCGTCCTTAAGTTATACCATTCACTACCGACCAGGTAAGCTAAACGTCGGCGCTGATTCCTTCACCAGAGCGTACAGTGCATCCGTGAATCAAAATTGTCAAATCAATGACATTCATGACATGCTGTGTCACCCAGGTGTAACAAGATTACTGCACTTCGTTCGAACAAAAAACCTGCCTTTTTCCACTGAAGAAGTTCGCAAAGCGTGCTTGAACTGCCGTGTCTGTCAAGAATGTAAACCccagttttataaaatgcCTCAAATGAACCTTATCAAAGCAACAAAGCCTATGGAACGTGTTAGTATCGATTTCAAAGGACCTCTACCATCTAAAGGTAAAAACAAGTACATACTCACAATCATTGACGAATACTCGAGGTTTCCATTTGCAATACCATGTCCGAACATGCACTCATCAACTGTCGTCgaaagtttgaaacttttattCGTACTTGTAGGTTTACCTAATTATATTCATTCAGACCGAGGTTCATCATTCTTGTCAAAGGAACTACAATCCTATCTGCATGGCCTCGGTATAGCAACGAGCAGCTGTACTCCATACCATCCCACTGGAAATGCTCAAGTTGAACGGTACAACGGTATCATATGGAAAGCCGTAACACTCGCCCTGAAGTCAAGGGGGATGAATGTTTCTGAATGGGAACAAGTGCTTCCCGGTGCATTACACTCGATCCGTTCGCTCCTATGCACCTCAACTAATGCTACACCGCACGAAAGATTTTTCGCCTTTAACCGACGATCGGAAAACGGCACGGCTCTGCCGTCGTGGCTGGTGGGTCCAGGCAAAGTATTCCTTCGTCGATTCGTCCGCTCAAGCAAACATGAGCCTTTAGTCGATGAAGTTGATTTGGTCAACACAAATCCAACGTACGCACGTGTCCGATATCAGGATGGAAGGGAATCAACGGTCTCGTTGAAGGATCTAGCCCCTTGTCGACCGCAGGAGATTGAAAAAGAACAACCTGTCACTGCTACACCGCAAATCCAAGATACTCAGAACATTTCTAACAAACCTGAACAATCCGCTGAAGTGCCCTTAACTTCAGCT comes from the Clavelina lepadiformis chromosome 5, kaClaLepa1.1, whole genome shotgun sequence genome and includes:
- the LOC143460553 gene encoding LOW QUALITY PROTEIN: putative exonuclease GOR (The sequence of the model RefSeq protein was modified relative to this genomic sequence to represent the inferred CDS: substituted 1 base at 1 genomic stop codon) — its product is MASVSVKSKSNDTAVDQTAAQAADDEPNKNIKLEKPENEKDGSFYEKAQRLILTDWQLHLNNFPRSSDQDEFCKLRGQSHQINNKSSKTCYRCKRNFVMTNGQFERLNDCCPNAERNSNAGKNHVHRDNFADCSGYIRLTDKNDSSPGVYAVDXEMGYTVNGLELTRVSVVDPDCSLVYDSFVQPYGRIVDYNTKWSGIGEWHLRGVTTTLKDVQAEFKKRFSSKTIFLGHSLDSDFKALRIIHDNVIDTSVLYPHRRGLPYKRALRHLASDHLGIVIQDGGARGHDSHEDASACVKLLKWKLNMK